In one window of Rhizobium sp. ACO-34A DNA:
- a CDS encoding DNA-binding response regulator translates to MRILVVEDDVNLSRQLVEALQEAGYVVDKAMDGEEGHFLGDTEPYDAVILDIGLPEMDGITVLEKWRAAGRVMPVLILTARDRWSDKVAGIDAGADDYVAKPFHVEEVLARIRALIRRAAGHASSEIVCGPVRLDTKSSKATVNGVALKLTSHEYRLLSYLMHHMGEVVSRTELVEHLYDQDFDRDSNTIEVFVGRLRKKIGIDMIETVRGLGYRIQAP, encoded by the coding sequence ATGCGCATTCTCGTCGTCGAAGACGATGTCAATCTCAGCCGGCAGCTCGTCGAAGCGCTGCAGGAGGCTGGCTATGTGGTCGACAAGGCCATGGATGGCGAGGAAGGTCACTTCCTCGGCGATACCGAGCCCTATGACGCGGTGATCCTCGATATCGGCCTGCCGGAAATGGACGGTATCACCGTGCTGGAGAAATGGAGGGCCGCCGGCCGCGTCATGCCGGTACTGATCCTGACCGCCCGCGACCGGTGGAGCGACAAGGTGGCCGGTATCGATGCCGGTGCCGACGACTATGTCGCCAAGCCGTTCCATGTCGAGGAAGTGCTGGCGCGTATCCGCGCCCTGATCCGCCGGGCGGCGGGCCATGCCTCGTCGGAAATCGTTTGCGGTCCAGTCCGTCTCGACACCAAGAGCTCCAAGGCGACCGTCAACGGCGTGGCGCTGAAGCTGACCTCGCACGAGTACCGGCTGCTCTCCTACCTCATGCACCACATGGGCGAGGTCGTGTCGCGCACCGAGCTTGTCGAGCATCTCTACGATCAGGATTTCGACCGCGATTCCAACACCATCGAGGTTTTCGTCGGACGGCTGCGCAAGAAGATCGGCATCGACATGATCGAGACCGTGCGCGGTCTCGGCTACCGCATCCAAGCGCCCTGA
- a CDS encoding RNA helicase, translated as MISRLGKPDTQADVDLKELLDQRPPENFVVVAGAGSGKTTSLIKALSHLTRTRGRELLMRGQQVACITYTDVAVTEIRGDVGDDALCHVSTIHSFLWSLIQPFQTDIRDWVITRIGEKILEESARLDNPRTRVASRPKIEASLVRYNHQKEIVAGLERFTYGTGSDYSHGILGHSDILKLVPALLQEKQLLRDLLAARYPVLFVDESQDTTPAFIEALRMVARTVGHDFCLGFFGDPMQKIYTAGAGAIALEEGWRELKKPENFRCPQSVLRVINNIRAEDDRLEQIRGRTIRQDGRDVPVEGTARLFLLPADGKRTERVGQVRRYLSRNNDDPLWESDAEAADVRMLVVVHRMAASRLGFPDLYAALNDDAPESLKDGVVDGTAWPLRPFMTYLLPLAAAVRAEDDFEVVAVLRDRGPLSNPAGLQDVANILVGLQAATIELNRLLSNPATTVRQVITFAIAATLMVADERLSRHLAVPAAPQDEMDPERPALAAFLESPAIQLWEYKKYIEDLSPFATQQGVKGAEFDRVMVLLDDEEGRGQTLFSYGKYFGITELSPTDKANIADGKDSVVSRTRRLFYVCCSRAVQDLAVVLFVPDVSAARDAVAAKGFFAMENIIGEDAL; from the coding sequence ATGATCAGCCGGTTAGGTAAGCCCGATACACAAGCCGATGTCGATCTGAAAGAGCTGCTTGACCAGCGTCCGCCGGAAAACTTTGTCGTCGTGGCTGGAGCAGGTTCTGGCAAAACAACGTCCTTGATCAAGGCGCTTTCCCACCTCACGCGGACACGAGGGCGGGAGCTGCTGATGCGAGGGCAGCAGGTCGCGTGCATCACGTATACGGACGTAGCCGTGACCGAGATACGGGGCGATGTAGGCGATGACGCCCTGTGCCATGTCTCCACCATCCATAGCTTCCTCTGGTCCTTGATCCAACCTTTCCAGACAGACATCCGGGATTGGGTGATCACCCGCATTGGCGAGAAAATTCTGGAGGAATCTGCGCGGCTCGACAATCCCAGGACAAGAGTGGCGTCACGGCCCAAGATCGAAGCATCGCTGGTCAGGTACAACCACCAAAAGGAAATCGTGGCCGGGCTCGAAAGGTTCACCTATGGAACCGGCAGTGACTACTCGCACGGGATTCTGGGGCATTCCGATATTCTGAAGCTGGTGCCAGCGCTGCTTCAGGAGAAGCAGCTTCTGCGGGATCTCCTTGCAGCCCGGTATCCGGTCCTGTTCGTGGACGAAAGCCAGGATACCACCCCGGCTTTCATCGAAGCGCTTCGCATGGTGGCTAGGACTGTAGGTCATGACTTCTGCCTGGGCTTCTTCGGGGACCCCATGCAGAAGATCTACACCGCCGGCGCGGGAGCTATCGCCCTTGAGGAAGGCTGGCGTGAGTTGAAGAAGCCTGAGAATTTCCGGTGCCCGCAGAGTGTTCTGAGGGTTATCAATAACATCCGAGCCGAAGACGATCGATTGGAACAGATACGGGGCCGCACAATACGTCAGGATGGACGAGATGTACCCGTCGAGGGAACTGCTAGATTATTCCTACTGCCGGCTGACGGGAAGCGGACGGAACGTGTGGGCCAAGTGCGACGATATTTAAGCCGGAACAATGACGACCCGCTCTGGGAGAGTGATGCCGAGGCTGCAGACGTCCGAATGCTCGTCGTCGTTCATCGGATGGCTGCCTCGCGGCTTGGATTCCCAGATCTATACGCAGCTCTCAACGACGACGCCCCCGAGAGCCTTAAAGACGGCGTCGTCGATGGCACCGCCTGGCCCCTTCGACCGTTCATGACGTATCTTCTTCCGCTGGCGGCTGCCGTTCGGGCTGAAGACGATTTCGAAGTGGTGGCGGTTCTTCGCGATCGAGGTCCGCTTTCCAATCCGGCCGGCCTTCAGGACGTCGCAAATATTTTGGTGGGGCTTCAGGCGGCGACGATCGAACTCAACAGGCTTCTTTCAAATCCTGCGACCACTGTGAGGCAGGTGATCACGTTCGCGATCGCGGCCACATTGATGGTCGCAGATGAAAGACTGTCACGGCATCTCGCCGTTCCCGCAGCACCGCAGGATGAGATGGACCCGGAGCGGCCGGCACTTGCTGCATTCCTTGAAAGTCCTGCGATACAGCTTTGGGAATACAAGAAATATATCGAGGACTTGTCACCGTTTGCGACGCAGCAAGGCGTCAAAGGAGCAGAGTTCGATAGGGTCATGGTGCTGTTGGATGACGAAGAAGGCAGAGGCCAGACCTTGTTTTCCTATGGCAAGTACTTTGGTATCACGGAGCTATCGCCAACGGACAAGGCGAACATCGCCGATGGGAAGGACTCGGTCGTCAGTCGAACACGGCGCCTGTTCTATGTCTGCTGCTCCCGCGCGGTTCAGGACCTGGCGGTCGTTCTGTTCGTTCCGGATGTCTCGGCTGCACGCGATGCGGTCGCTGCTAAAGGCTTTTTTGCCATGGAGAACATCATCGGCGAAGACGCCCTATGA
- a CDS encoding ATP-dependent endonuclease, whose protein sequence is MHIESIRIRNFRRLKDVLIDLASDISIFVGANNSGKTSATHALQLFTSASRERFSIHDFSSDCWEAIDSFGVGADGATLPAISMDIWFNVEPANLHRVVDLLPSLAFAGNTVGIRVEYGASDPSALLESFRAANAIARANVRPGIAGAPDYHPSPRTLCDYLRDESGIRLRQGYEFRYYVLDRSRFDPEFREMGGYMPRLISPDKGRGGKDILASLVKVDFLHAQRHLSDSSGGTRAEELSRVLGRFYQRNLEQRSTDFGAQQALADSEAMLNDHLSRVFGPTLDRLSELGYPGLGNPRLLIKTALNPATILSSQDGTRVHYALGDADQNGVLPTLPDRYNGLGFKNLIYMVVELLDLHARWLEVEVSRPPLHLVFIEEPEAHLHVQLQQVFVRKVLDILRIEGADAQYYTSQLVISTHSSHILYERGFRPIRYFRRVAGAASQSSDVLNLSSFYHTTSAPIRNFLERYLKLTHCDLFFADAAVLVEGNVERLLLPQMIASAAPRLRSAYLSVLEIGGAFGHRFKTLIEFLGITTLIITDIDSVLPSAGDVAADVDEDLVDNDAEGLGADEAPAGNEDHDEDPDDGDDEPKPGTACMVSIDGAVTSNQTLARWLPSRRAISDLLACEEADRIQQRVHARGALVRVSYQTAVNVVWKTENAVLAGRTLEEAFALENLHWCQDIRRKSLKLRVRGAAKLGLAEVAARVHRKVAGANFHKTDFALALLEQEPAAWVVPHYIADGLRWLEAEVTPPDEVVMADDVAGRHAALEGLIG, encoded by the coding sequence ATGCATATCGAATCCATTCGAATCCGCAATTTCCGTCGTCTCAAGGATGTCCTCATCGACTTGGCATCTGATATCTCGATCTTCGTGGGCGCCAACAACAGCGGCAAGACGTCAGCAACGCATGCGCTGCAGCTTTTCACCTCGGCTTCGAGGGAACGATTTTCGATCCATGACTTCAGCTCCGACTGCTGGGAAGCAATCGACAGCTTCGGTGTTGGAGCAGATGGTGCGACCCTGCCGGCCATCTCCATGGACATCTGGTTCAACGTCGAGCCAGCGAACCTGCATCGTGTCGTAGACCTGCTGCCGAGCCTGGCTTTTGCGGGTAATACCGTAGGGATCCGCGTAGAGTACGGCGCTTCTGACCCTTCTGCGCTTCTCGAATCCTTTAGGGCAGCAAATGCCATCGCGCGGGCCAACGTGCGTCCAGGCATCGCTGGAGCCCCGGATTATCATCCGTCACCCAGAACCCTCTGCGACTACCTTCGTGACGAGAGCGGGATCAGGCTGCGACAAGGATACGAGTTTCGATACTATGTGCTCGATCGCTCTCGCTTCGACCCCGAGTTCCGCGAGATGGGCGGATACATGCCTCGGTTGATCTCACCAGACAAGGGCCGCGGTGGAAAGGACATTCTGGCCAGCCTCGTGAAGGTCGATTTCCTTCACGCCCAGCGCCACCTGTCCGACTCTTCCGGGGGCACGCGCGCCGAGGAGCTCTCGCGAGTCCTTGGAAGGTTCTATCAACGAAATCTCGAACAGCGATCGACTGACTTCGGCGCGCAGCAGGCCCTGGCAGATTCAGAAGCGATGCTGAACGACCACCTCAGCCGGGTCTTCGGCCCGACACTCGACCGGCTGTCGGAACTCGGATATCCAGGGCTTGGCAACCCGCGCCTGCTTATCAAGACCGCGCTAAATCCTGCGACGATCTTGAGTTCGCAGGATGGTACGAGGGTCCATTACGCCCTGGGCGACGCCGACCAGAACGGCGTCCTGCCGACGCTTCCTGACCGATACAACGGGCTCGGCTTCAAGAACCTCATATACATGGTCGTGGAACTGCTGGACCTTCATGCAAGGTGGCTGGAAGTCGAGGTGAGCCGTCCGCCTCTTCATCTGGTCTTCATAGAGGAACCTGAAGCGCATCTGCACGTCCAGCTTCAGCAGGTGTTCGTCCGCAAGGTGCTGGACATTCTCCGCATAGAAGGTGCCGACGCGCAGTACTACACGAGCCAGCTCGTGATCTCGACGCATTCGTCGCACATCCTCTATGAACGAGGTTTCAGACCGATCCGCTATTTTCGGAGAGTTGCCGGCGCGGCGTCGCAATCGTCCGACGTTCTCAACCTGTCTTCCTTCTATCATACGACCTCTGCCCCGATCCGGAATTTCCTCGAGCGATACCTAAAGCTGACCCATTGCGACCTGTTCTTCGCCGACGCCGCCGTATTGGTTGAAGGCAACGTCGAGCGCCTTCTGCTGCCGCAGATGATTGCGTCCGCAGCGCCGAGGCTTCGCTCGGCCTATCTCAGCGTGCTCGAAATCGGGGGTGCATTCGGGCACCGTTTCAAGACCCTGATCGAATTTCTTGGGATTACGACGCTCATCATTACTGACATCGACAGCGTCCTGCCGAGCGCCGGCGATGTGGCGGCCGACGTCGACGAGGACCTGGTTGACAACGATGCGGAAGGACTCGGAGCTGACGAGGCGCCTGCCGGCAACGAGGATCATGACGAAGACCCGGACGACGGGGACGACGAGCCCAAGCCAGGCACGGCATGCATGGTGTCTATCGACGGCGCCGTGACCTCGAACCAGACGCTTGCCCGCTGGCTGCCTAGTCGACGGGCGATTTCCGATCTCTTGGCTTGCGAGGAGGCTGACCGCATCCAACAGCGAGTGCATGCTCGCGGCGCGCTTGTTCGCGTGTCCTATCAGACGGCGGTGAACGTTGTCTGGAAGACTGAAAACGCAGTGCTCGCCGGTCGGACGCTGGAGGAGGCATTCGCACTTGAGAACCTGCATTGGTGCCAAGATATCAGGCGAAAGAGCCTCAAACTTCGCGTACGCGGCGCCGCGAAGCTTGGTCTGGCGGAAGTCGCTGCGAGGGTTCACCGGAAGGTGGCCGGCGCGAACTTCCACAAGACAGACTTCGCTCTTGCGCTGCTCGAACAGGAGCCCGCAGCCTGGGTCGTGCCTCACTATATCGCGGACGGCTTGCGCTGGCTCGAGGCTGAGGTGACACCCCCGGACGAAGTTGTGATGGCGGACGACGTCGCAGGGAGGCACGCTGCGCTCGAGGGCTTGATTGGATGA